TCTTACCCTGCATTTCTGCAAGAGGTTGTTTCCACAgcttgaacccgtgacctcccGGTCACATGTCAACAACTTTACAAGTTACGCCAAGGCTCATGATAATTGTTTAAAATAGGAAACTGAATGCTGTTTTTAAATAGTTAATATGTTGTATGTATAATCTAAGAGCAGCTTGTTTTCTAGGGCCACACAAAAGATGAAAGCCATGGATGGGACCCTGCTGAAAGCAAGCAGAATATACCCTGATTGCTCAGCTATGGTGAATACACTACGTGCCATGATGTATAATGCTGAAGAACAACTTCGATCACAAAGGGATCGAACTTCCTTCCTCGTACAGCTCGCTGCAAGAACTACACCAAAAGGCCTTCATTGCCTTTCCATGCGGTTGACCACAGAATATTTTGATCTGCAGCCTGAGGAGCGGGAGTTTCCTAACCAACACAAACTGCAGGATCCCAATCTCTATCACTTTGCTGTTTTCTCAGACAATGTTTTGGCATGTTCTGTGGTTGTCAATTCAACTGTTTCAACCGCTAAGGTATGCGATCTGTGTGTTTTCTCATTTGGGATCAAATACGTATTCCTCCATGTGCTTTACGTCCTTAATGCTACGTTCATACACCAAGGGTTCAAGAAGCAACTAAATCTAGGTGGTTCTGAAGGAGATACTAATCAAATCCCTTAACCGAGAGATAGATTCTGACTTCTGCCATCTTGAAACTCGATAAGCAGCAGAATGTTGAAGACTAAGCATACtgattatttgattttatgatatatcCAACATTAATTTTAGGACAACTGGACAAAATGGATGGCCTGCAGAGGAAAACACTTGTTTTTCATGTTTAGTTAACAATAttcatcttcattttcttaacGGAGCTGTAGGAAAGAATCTTTGGCCTGATTTTGAAAGTGACTAATTCTTGTTCATGTACAAAGATAACTTACTATTAGGAAATAAGTTGATATTATTCGGGCGTCCTCAAATCtgcaaatacatttttaaaactatttgcTAGCAATACTTCAGTTTCATCAGCTTATATGCAATAGGGATAAGGTAAGCAGAGAAATTTTGACTAGTTTTCTTGGTACATGCATAGCAAATAGTAACTgctaatttgaaattttggatttGAAAACTAAATCATCACATATATGTCTTAATTGAAGGTAAATGTTTATGTACTTGGCAGGATCCAGAGAAAATTGTCTTTCATATAGTGACTGATTCTCTCAACCTGCCAGCGATGTCGATGTGGTTCTTGATGAATCCTCCTGGAAAAGCTACCATTCAAATCCAGAGCATAGACGGTTTTGAATTGTTATCAATCAAATACAATGAGGATCAGCAGAAACAAAAAGGCCTCGATCCAAGATATGTTTCTGCGCTGAATCACTTACGTTTTTATCTTCCTGATATTTTTCCTTCTGTGAACAAGATTGTGTTCCTCGACCATGATGTGGTTGTGCGAAAAGATCTAACCAGACTTTGGCACATCAACATTAAGGGCAAAGTGAATGGTGCAGTTGAGACTTGTGTGGAAGGTGAGCCTTCATTCCGCCGAATGGATATGTTCATCAATTTCACAGACCCCTCGGTGGCAACAAGGTTCGATGCAAACACATGCACTTGGGCATATGGGATGAATGTATTTGATCTGCAGGAGTGGAGGAAGCGAAACTTAACTGCTCTCTATCACAAGTACTTGGAGCTGGTATAAGTTATACTCTGTTGTTTGCAAATCTTGCTTTTTGAAaccattaatgattttttagtaGTTCTATGAGTTTGGTTGACTCTAGGTGATATTATTCTTCCCTTCTGCCAGTATCTTGGTTAGTCGAGGTGCGCACAAGTTGACTAGACACCAGTgtcataaaaaacaaaaaagaagaagagattgatATTAGATAGAATGGACAACCATGTCATGGGGCTAATCCATTAGACACTTATAGTTGTTTTTATTATACTCTTCTCCTTTTATCTTCATTGCTAGAAACACTCGGTGTATGTTAAATTTTCGTTGATGCAGGGAAGTAAGAGACGATTAGTGAAAGCTGGTAGTTTACCACTTGGTTGGATGACATTTTACAAACACACTCATGCTCTGGACAGGACATGGCATCTTCTCGGGTTGGGGTATGACTCGGGTGTCACACGAGCACAAATCGAGCAGGCAGCTGTGATTCATTATGATGGAGTTATGAAACCATGGTTAGACATTGGTATCCAAAAGTACAAGTCCTATTGGAACAGACATGTTAGCTATGAACATCCATATCTGCAACAATGTAATTTACATGAGTAGTAGTTTGATCCAAGGAGGTGTAAGCACCACTTATGTTCACCTTTATGTGGCCTTTGAAGTTACAGGTTCAAACTATGAAATGACAACCTCTTGTACAAATGCAAGGTTGGACTACATTACATAGTCTAGATCGTTACAGGATACGCACATAGCAGAAACTTAGTACATCGAGCTTCCCTTTTTAGTGTTGGAACCACTGACATTCTTACTTAATTCTTTCCATATTCTTCATTGTAAAGTTCAAATTCTTGGGATGTCATTGTTACAAATTAGTGAATGAGATAAAGACCTACTGTTGTAaactatattattatttgttatatgCATCTTCCACCCTTtgagaatattattatttttaaaaaaattgtaacttaCTAATTTAGTTGAATGAAATGCCAATTTCATATAACAGGTCAATCTATTATCAACATGACAATCTATACCTTTTATGATCACCAAAACAATCTCCAAAGAGTGAAATTTGCCTATGCGGGAGAACGAGTTTTTAGTGCCTTCAAATATGTCCAGATACATAGATATCGGATACATAAGgttaaaattaagtattttttttttatctacaTTTTATACAAGTGAATTCATATGTAGTTgagatacataacaaatctcgctcgccactctcccgtGTATTTGGTATCTCAACTACATGTGAATCACACAAGATACTTACAAGTATATGTATAGAGTGTGATTCATATGTATCTGGGATACATACAAATCTCGTTTGCCTCCCTCCTCAATCTCGCTTGCTTCTCTCCCTGTTTTTGCGTATTTTATAGCAAAATTACATGTATCGAAGTATATTTTCTTCAATATGTAACATAAAGTTCTTAATTAATAGTAAAGTATATCATAATTTTTCCTATAGAATTTCACCTAGTTATAATAAGAGTGTTTCAGATGTAAGACCCAAATCTCAAAGTCCATTAAAACCAAATCAAGTCATACTTTTGGGCCTTACATCCTATTTTATAACATaaagtatttatagaaaatgttattcaactttttccttaatataagtataataatttattttatgaacgccacataattttataatattttataggaAAATTCAGATTTTAATATTGCATGCACTATTATATGTGTGTAGGTATATTTGGATTTATCTCTTAACTCCTTTGTACTATAGAAGATTATAGGAATGcaaattaattttgattgtcATGATCAATGAAATATTTGCTAAATTAATGTGAATTTATTTACTATAtgaataaataagaaatttgtTAGCAATATATcactattttaataattatgtatgtattaattgcattaaaatatattcatacaGTTATCTCTCTTTGTCATACGTTGCAATCCAACTTTAACATTTCATGGctcaataattaaataattattttacttatttggtCACTAGAAATGTCATTAACTTATATAGTATAGTAGtatttttaagaagaagaaaaaaattatctccaaaagaatattattttttcttttaaaaaattgtgacttaagtaagaaaataaaaatattgcaatTCTAAGGTGACAAAAACAGATAGGTTGATAttgtaagaatttttttaagaagaatattatttagaaaaaatgataaaattaatgaatgcATAATTGTAGTTTGAGAAAACACATAAcctattaatgaaataaattttgaaataaaataaatatgcgagatcaaaaaattaaactgacataaaattatatatcatacacttaaaaaaaaaattctcaaagatAAATCACAATGAACTTTATATAATAGTGAGATGATCTTTTAGTCTTGATTTTTACTACTTGCAAACTAGGATTCTAATAAATTAGTGTGTCATTCATTCGCTAAGAATAAGAAGCAAATTAAATATTggattatgaatatattacaACATTAACAATGATTATTTTCACAATTGATATCAATATTTGAACTTCTAAATTAAGTTACTTTATTACCTTATCAATGTTAAGTTTTGGTTATAATACTCATAAaaatcttattaaaaaaatatttgtcattacaagaaaataagtaagaacTTCATTATTGTTCTAGAAATCATTctattctttcttttaaaaaaaatatatttttcattgtacCGAACACACTTAagtaattacttattttatgcatatataaatttttgattGCCAAATGATAAATCgtttatatttatgaaaacaTTATACCACTATATACTAAAACAATATTTACACATATATGTATAAAGTGTACTATTTACGCATTGGTGAAAAAAGATTCATTTTTCTAAGAAAGTTATTAACTGattaaattacttaattatgataatttaCACACATAAATTATACTTGGGTATGAAGAAGTAATTATCTTTCAAATGAAAAACATGTATAGTTAATTAGAGTAGAGTAATTTACACACTTAAATATGAATCCTTATACAAATAAGTAATTTAtgtttcatcaaattcaaataaaaatgaaaaatatacagCACAAGTTTTGTTTTAGTTGGAAATATAATTGACTGCAGTCAAATAACATTAGATCATTTCATTGTGACTTGTTACAACTCTAATAGCAACTCAGACTCATACTTTGTTCATTGGATGAATGTACTGCATATATTAAGATTCACCATAGTCTGTGCATATAATCAATTAACACACAAAACTCAGTATGTATACAAAATAACTCAAACGTACATGTCGATCACAGATTTCCTGATCTCATTAAGACTGGGTTGAGCCCCCTGCAACTTGAAAATGTTGTCGATAACAGCCACTTCTGTTGCTGTTGTGTCTGACCCACAAAACGCTGCCCAGTCGTTGACAATCATACCAGCAGCTATCACTTCACTACCGCGGTTCACAGTTCCTGCCTTCACAGGAATACCAAGGAGATCTGCAAGCTCCGTCATCTCTTCAATAGATGCATGAGGATGTACCTGAGTCCAACAAAACAACACGCCCACGCCCATAACACGCCAGCTTTAACTtgccatatatatatttagcatGGTTAATTCACAAATCGAGATTAATTAACAGCAACATTGcttattcataacatgttaattTAACGGcacaatacataaatatgccctttaacttggcttcaaatcacatttatgcctttcaactttgggtgtgcacaaatagacacttaaacttgtataaagttgaacaaatagacacacatgtcctacatgttatcctacatgtcattttttgtcctacgtggtgtcctacatATATTTTGCCatgagtttatttatttaaaagttggatagttaaagtgtctgtttgtgcattatgaaagttggaggtcaaagttaaaatttgaagccaagtttagggtccaatatatgtattatgcctaattTAACACATGTATACGTTGGACACTATGCGAGCAAGTTTGCCTTCAATCACATTCACCATTTACCCtgtatttttattaagagtGAATACTTACCAAGCCTCCCAAGTTTGAGAAAACACAATAGCTTCCAACAAGAATATTATCTGCTATTGTATGCCGGAGAACTTCCACACCAAGAACATCAGCAATCATCTCTTCAGTTTCCTGATAGAACTAACATCTCTCAATCTTAGGTGATGGTATTAATCTTTTTTAGATGAGTAGACTCACAAGTCAAGATCCATGACAACAATAATAGGAGTCTAATTTCAACGTAAACAATAGGCGTATAACAAATAAATGTAAATCTACATATAGTAGAagttaaaaaaacaaacaaaaattaccATCTTCTGGAACAAAGTTCAGCATAATCTATAGCAACTCTAAAGAAAAGCATAACACAAGCAGGCACAGAAACAACCCTGCTGACATTGTAGAGTTCTACAACTTGTAAAGACACTCTACTTTTAAGTAACCGTGTTAACCCCGAGGGCAATGGTCTGAAACTTGATGGATAAAGGGCCTGCCCGTCTACCCTTGAAGATTTGAATAACAAGTTTTTTGTTCGTGACAGGGTTCAACCTATGACACACGCCTCACATCATGTGCTGCAATCTTACTTTAAACAAAATCCAACAGTGAGATAGTAAACATCCCTTATCCTATTGGACATATCTGGACGTTGAAACAAAATACTAATGCTATCATACATGACAAAGATTTACTTTTAAACTCAAAGAGTTGTTGGGttttctaatataaaataaaaactgcAGATGAATTATGTGCACGCAATAATATACTACAATTGCCGTGATTAAAGTCGAGATAGAGATCTACAGAAATTGCATTCCAATAGCCAACAGATAATTTACCTTGTCAAGATCTACATGTGCAAGAGAATCATAATCATTGCATGCAATGCAGTTTCCGAGGGCAGATAACCGCTCTTCAATGCGATGAACCACTACTCTGTCCGGGAGACTATTCCTCAAGTGCCAAAGTTCTTCCAGCACAAAcagaaaaaagttatttatgcATGCATACTTGTCCAGTTACACACATATCTACAACAtgatatcatcatatattagtATTACCTTGATCTGTAGTAGTGTGAGGCAAAAGAAGCCCATTTTTGTTTCCTGTACAAAAATCAAGACTCAGTTAACATGTTAAAGTTTCCGTAGTTTAGAGTGTTTGTCAAGTACCAGCACAGAGTCTTCCAATTATCCTTGTTCCTCCAATGGAAGTTTTGATCACTGGAAAATTTTCAGGTAACGCATCCTCAAACACGCTGCACAACATAAAATTTTCACTCAGCTAATAACCTATTAAGACATTGGGTCGAATTTATCACAATCTCATACCTGTAGAAGTTTTCAGAAGCCCCGATAGCAACCAAAGAGTAGGTATTGGTTAGCTTTGAAAAAACACCAACTTCACATGAATTCTCAAATTGAAGCCCTGCAATAGAAAGTCATTAGAAAAATCACCTATGCATCCAATTTGACAATGAATGAAGTAATCACTCACTTATAGCCATTGCAAGTGAGTGCTAAGTGCTTGAAAGATCTGTAAAAGCCAAAATCATTCACACATGTTAACACAAACCATAATGAACCATACAATAAACAATCATATAATCAAACAATTCCAACAGATAATAGTaaagaatgaaaacaaaaacatgttaaagaaatcatattttaaacaaGAAATTAGGGTTCCACGCGCTTACCGAGTTTTGCCCTTCTTTTTTGTGGAAGTTTAggtgaaatatatataattagagTTGGACTTTAGATTTGGGCCTCACacttttatttactattttattactAGTGTcttttatttactattattattatatatatatactaatgaaattttatcacacttaatatttatatcatatatttcaaaattatttaattagatacacaaattttttaaatgtgatATTGGTCATGTTGTCCTTTCTTGATAGTTGCTTGACATATTCGTTAGTTACGTAACAATTTTCAACTTTGTTTATAGAGATCATGATGACTTTCATAGCCCACAACAGTGGCGGAGCGGTTCATTcggtgaaaaattatattatttttatagagttaaaataattttttaggtatatatattaaatgtcgaatttttttttttgctattttatatGTCTATTCTTCAGATTTTAAATCTCCTTATTAAAAATTCTGATTCCGCCTCTGGCccataaaatatttatgtttttctaaacATCATAATAGCCTCGACGGTCCAAACAAGCTTTTGTGCTAGCtaattattgttttatatgaaatatttgaagaGACGTTGACAAGGCCTTGTCGGTCAATGACTTATTTTTAAATCgagatatatttatttatttttttaattgtgtaGTGGCTATTGTTCGTCATTAACAAGTAGTCTAGCAAGATCGACTCAGACCTAAGTTATGGCATTAGGTGTCAATTACACTCCTTGAGTTTTGAATGTAACATCTATCTAGCTCCTCAATATTGATTGCctctctttttctatttttgtgtaTCTCTTAacaaaaatacattaattaattgtatattctGGTATATATGATATGGAAAACTTGGTAAAAGTTTCTCTGTCCTTGTGAAACCCTAATTTCTgtgtaaaaaatatgattttgtttcattcttttaatattatctGGTATATAGTATTTATTGTCTTGTGATTTTTTTGTGTCACCTTGTAAGTATTAATTTGTGCCAATTAAACAAATAAGTATGTAGACTACTTCTTTTTAATtactaatatattcattttgaagtagtaagttgttattattatttttacttatgCTTTGAAAATCATCCAGTAATAAAGTAAATTAGTACCACAAATCATCCAgtaaagtaaatatatatatatattctaccATTCTCATATCACATattactttttacttttttttttaattagacaaaaaaaaattaaaaatcaatagaATATTTAAGAAGATGCATGGGTGTTAAGACCACCTTTTGATCAATGAAGAAAgtctaaaattaaaagatatctATTCATCTTTtaacagaaataaaaaaaaataagcgatttttatttatttatcacgACATCTCCGAAagtgaaatatactttttttattaagaaatgTGAATAAACATATAACTTCCGATTAACATGGTTTTTTTGTTAGGtcgtggagcctgattaatatatataactgtttatGCGGTTTAACCTAAATTTTAGACTATACTATtcattctccatttattctctatAACCAAAAATattctgatttattaatatatatataccccaccgccgtggaagtttactcacgggtgttaccacgaaattttagtttctctctttctctctctagatctctcatctcattCTCTCTAAAGTTCGTATGTTctttattcatcaagtgtgtgtggaTTCAATCCTGTCATTCTTCACTACGAGGCATTTTTGGTATTATACTATGTTTGTGTTTTATAGCTAGTATACTTAATAAGTAACTTTCAATTATTTTGCTCTTTTTTGTTTTGCTAGCATACTCACATGACTAAATAATTTTGAGTGCATCTATAACTAAAAAGAGGGTTTTGAAGATATAGTCCTAAAAATTGATCTCAAACATTACCGTCTAATATTACTTCCTCCTTTCgatattatttgtcatattacgttttcaaaaatcaatttaattaattttttcaaagttaaattagataacattaattcgatatttttttaaaaaaaaattagatattctaaaataatatgaaaagcactataaattttatgattttttacatattaataagataaaaaattatatattaaaatagtaatcaaaattttttatagtttaactctaaaaattatgacaaataatataatataatatagtacTTAAAGAATATTTGGGGACTAATTATTTATAGATTATGATTTTTAGGAATAACaactttcataggtgaaatcaaatagggtttttaaatttgtggCTTATAgcataaaaagttaaaaacccacataaaaataattcaatccAAACCCCACATAATATCCATGCACAAAGTGATTTCTACGTTTAAAAAATAGCTCCATGCATGGaaaactataaaatttatgttctaaacaaataatttcattaattcatcACTAGTTTTATAAACCTTATCAAACGACACCTCAACACACACTCTCTCC
This portion of the Solanum pennellii chromosome 12, SPENNV200 genome encodes:
- the LOC107005419 gene encoding eukaryotic translation initiation factor 6-2-like isoform X1 codes for the protein MAIRLQFENSCEVGVFSKLTNTYSLVAIGASENFYSVFEDALPENFPVIKTSIGGTRIIGRLCAGNKNGLLLPHTTTDQELWHLRNSLPDRVVVHRIEERLSALGNCIACNDYDSLAHVDLDKFYQETEEMIADVLGVEVLRHTIADNILVGSYCVFSNLGGLVHPHASIEEMTELADLLGIPVKAGTVNRGSEVIAAGMIVNDWAAFCGSDTTATEVAVIDNIFKLQGAQPSLNEIRKSVIDMYV
- the LOC107005419 gene encoding eukaryotic translation initiation factor 6-2-like isoform X2 — translated: MAIRLQFENSCEVGVFSKLTNTYSLVAIGASENFYSVFEDALPENFPVIKTSIGGTRIIGRLCAGNKNGLLLPHTTTDQELWHLRNSLPDRVVVHRIEERLSALGNCIACNDYDSLAHVDLDKETEEMIADVLGVEVLRHTIADNILVGSYCVFSNLGGLVHPHASIEEMTELADLLGIPVKAGTVNRGSEVIAAGMIVNDWAAFCGSDTTATEVAVIDNIFKLQGAQPSLNEIRKSVIDMYV
- the LOC107005549 gene encoding probable galacturonosyltransferase 6 isoform X2, which produces MRLFRRCTRISILCLLAISVFTPVFLLSFRLKNLNTDASKDFVEDLSILKHRIDAQANSAVQQEEVEGLKGPHLVVYRDGDHGSLVSLDENDRRHKAEDVNLLQSNGTSYGGEEKNQRNLSEQKVSPSREKEKSKPEGVQHSRSIQSHLRRPLDEKVKEMKDKVIRAKAYLSFAPPDSNSHFVKEIKLRIKELERAMGDVTKDSGLSRRATQKMKAMDGTLLKASRIYPDCSAMVNTLRAMMYNAEEQLRSQRDRTSFLVQLAARTTPKGLHCLSMRLTTEYFDLQPEEREFPNQHKLQDPNLYHFAVFSDNVLACSVVVNSTVSTAKDPEKIVFHIVTDSLNLPAMSMWFLMNPPGKATIQIQSIDGFELLSIKYNEDQQKQKGLDPRYVSALNHLRFYLPDIFPSVNKIVFLDHDVVVRKDLTRLWHINIKGKVNGAVETCVEGEPSFRRMDMFINFTDPSVATRFDANTCTWAYGMNVFDLQEWRKRNLTALYHKYLELGSKRRLVKAGSLPLGWMTFYKHTHALDRTWHLLGLGYDSGVTRAQIEQAAVIHYDGVMKPWLDIGIQKYKSYWNRHVSYEHPYLQQCNLHE
- the LOC107005549 gene encoding probable galacturonosyltransferase 6 isoform X3 — encoded protein: MRLFRRCTRISILCLLAISVFTPVFLLSFRLKNLNTDASKDFVEDLSILEEVEGLKGPHLVVYRDGDHGSLVSLDENDRRHKAEDVNLLQSNGTSYGGEEKNQRNLSEQKVSPSREKGCEKSKPEGVQHSRSIQSHLRRPLDEKVKEMKDKVIRAKAYLSFAPPDSNSHFVKEIKLRIKELERAMGDVTKDSGLSRRATQKMKAMDGTLLKASRIYPDCSAMVNTLRAMMYNAEEQLRSQRDRTSFLVQLAARTTPKGLHCLSMRLTTEYFDLQPEEREFPNQHKLQDPNLYHFAVFSDNVLACSVVVNSTVSTAKDPEKIVFHIVTDSLNLPAMSMWFLMNPPGKATIQIQSIDGFELLSIKYNEDQQKQKGLDPRYVSALNHLRFYLPDIFPSVNKIVFLDHDVVVRKDLTRLWHINIKGKVNGAVETCVEGEPSFRRMDMFINFTDPSVATRFDANTCTWAYGMNVFDLQEWRKRNLTALYHKYLELGSKRRLVKAGSLPLGWMTFYKHTHALDRTWHLLGLGYDSGVTRAQIEQAAVIHYDGVMKPWLDIGIQKYKSYWNRHVSYEHPYLQQCNLHE
- the LOC107005549 gene encoding probable galacturonosyltransferase 6 isoform X1, which translates into the protein MRLFRRCTRISILCLLAISVFTPVFLLSFRLKNLNTDASKDFVEDLSILKHRIDAQANSAVQQEEVEGLKGPHLVVYRDGDHGSLVSLDENDRRHKAEDVNLLQSNGTSYGGEEKNQRNLSEQKVSPSREKGCEKSKPEGVQHSRSIQSHLRRPLDEKVKEMKDKVIRAKAYLSFAPPDSNSHFVKEIKLRIKELERAMGDVTKDSGLSRRATQKMKAMDGTLLKASRIYPDCSAMVNTLRAMMYNAEEQLRSQRDRTSFLVQLAARTTPKGLHCLSMRLTTEYFDLQPEEREFPNQHKLQDPNLYHFAVFSDNVLACSVVVNSTVSTAKDPEKIVFHIVTDSLNLPAMSMWFLMNPPGKATIQIQSIDGFELLSIKYNEDQQKQKGLDPRYVSALNHLRFYLPDIFPSVNKIVFLDHDVVVRKDLTRLWHINIKGKVNGAVETCVEGEPSFRRMDMFINFTDPSVATRFDANTCTWAYGMNVFDLQEWRKRNLTALYHKYLELGSKRRLVKAGSLPLGWMTFYKHTHALDRTWHLLGLGYDSGVTRAQIEQAAVIHYDGVMKPWLDIGIQKYKSYWNRHVSYEHPYLQQCNLHE